Proteins co-encoded in one Odontesthes bonariensis isolate fOdoBon6 chromosome 24, fOdoBon6.hap1, whole genome shotgun sequence genomic window:
- the rps12 gene encoding small ribosomal subunit protein eS12, with translation MTSSLPTTREENRNFESAIHHKSTMAEEGIAAGGVMDVNTALPEVLKTALIHDGLARGIREAAKALDKRQAHLCVLAANCDEPMYVKLVEALCAEHQINLIKVDDNKKLGEWVGLCKIDREGKPRKVVGCSCVVVKDYGKESQAKDVIEEYFKAKK, from the exons ATGACGTCCTCTTTACCCACAACCCGAGAGGAGAATAGG AACTTTGAGTCCGCCATCCATCATAAATCTACAATGGCCGAGGAAGG CATTGCTGCCGGAGGTGTGATGGATGTCAACACCGCTCTCCCTGAAGTGCTCAAGACTGCACTCATCCATGACGGTCTTGCCCGTGGTATCCGTGAGGCTGCCAAGGCCCTGGACAA GCGTCAGGCCCATCTCTGCGTCCTGGCTGCCAACTGCGACGAGCCCATGTACGTCAAGCTGGTGGAGGCCCTCTGTGCCGAGCATCAGATCAACCTGATCAAG GTGGACGACAACAAGAAGCTCGGTGAGTGGGTCGGTCTTTGCAAGATCGACCGTGAGGGAAAACCCCGCAAGGTTGTGGGCTGCAGTTGTGTCGTTGTCAAG GACTATGGCAAGGAGTCTCAAGCCAAGGATGTGATCGAGGAATACTTCAAAGCCAAGAAATGA